In one window of Limnohabitans sp. MORI2 DNA:
- a CDS encoding zinc ribbon domain-containing protein YjdM, which yields MSALPNCPLCSADLTYQDGSLFICPVCAHEWSAEESAAAEPAERVWKDAHGNVLQDGDTVTLMKDLKIKGSSSVVKVGTKVKNIRLIDGDHDIDCKIDGFGPMQLKTEFVKKA from the coding sequence ATGAGCGCCTTACCCAACTGCCCTCTGTGCAGCGCCGACTTGACCTATCAAGACGGCAGCTTGTTCATTTGCCCCGTTTGTGCCCACGAGTGGAGCGCGGAAGAAAGCGCCGCTGCCGAACCTGCCGAGCGCGTCTGGAAAGACGCCCACGGCAATGTGCTGCAAGACGGCGACACCGTGACTCTGATGAAAGACTTGAAGATCAAAGGCTCGTCCTCGGTCGTCAAAGTGGGCACCAAGGTCAAAAACATTCGCCTCATCGACGGCGACCATGACATCGACTGCAAGATCGACGGCTTTGGCCCGATGCAGCTCAAGACGGAGTTTGTGAAGAAGGCTTAA
- a CDS encoding O-succinylhomoserine sulfhydrylase, protein MSQHPLPTDLHLETLAVRLAADRSQYGENSEALYLTSGYVQPSAEASARRFAGEEEGYTYGRSGNPTVTSFEMRLAALEGSEACLATSSGMSAVMLMLFSLLKAGDHVVYSQSMFGSTLKLVGSEFARFGVESTVVPQTDLAAWKAAIRPNTKILFAETPTNPLTEVCDIAALADMAHNAGALLAVDNCFATPALQRPIPMGADIVMHSGTKYLDGQGRVMAGALCASEQLIKEKLLPVMKNSGMVLSPFNAWVVLKGLETLDLRMRAQSAHAHALAEWLELHPRVSRVYYPGLASHPQHDLSMKQMSGVGGAVLSFDVKGADPHTSRANAFHVLDSLRTLSLCTNLGDTKTLLTHPASTSHGKLSEDQRQAAGIGQGLIRVAAGLEHLDDMKADLSRGLDTL, encoded by the coding sequence ATGAGCCAACACCCTTTGCCTACTGATTTGCATTTAGAAACCTTGGCCGTGCGCTTGGCTGCAGACCGCAGCCAATACGGTGAAAACTCCGAAGCGCTGTACCTCACCAGTGGTTATGTGCAACCCTCTGCTGAAGCCTCAGCCCGCCGCTTTGCGGGTGAAGAGGAGGGCTACACCTATGGTCGCTCGGGTAACCCAACAGTCACCAGCTTTGAAATGCGCTTGGCCGCTTTGGAAGGCAGCGAGGCTTGCTTGGCCACATCGTCCGGCATGTCGGCTGTGATGCTGATGTTGTTCAGCTTGCTCAAGGCGGGTGACCACGTGGTGTATTCGCAGTCGATGTTTGGCTCGACCTTGAAGTTAGTGGGCTCGGAGTTTGCACGCTTTGGCGTGGAATCGACCGTGGTGCCCCAAACCGACTTGGCCGCGTGGAAAGCCGCCATTCGCCCCAACACCAAAATCCTATTCGCTGAAACACCCACCAACCCGTTGACCGAGGTGTGCGACATCGCGGCCTTGGCCGACATGGCGCACAACGCAGGCGCTTTGCTGGCGGTGGATAACTGTTTTGCCACGCCTGCATTGCAAAGGCCTATCCCCATGGGCGCAGACATCGTCATGCACTCGGGCACCAAGTATTTGGACGGTCAGGGGCGTGTGATGGCTGGCGCTTTGTGCGCGAGCGAGCAACTCATCAAAGAAAAATTGCTGCCTGTGATGAAAAACAGCGGCATGGTGTTGTCGCCCTTCAATGCATGGGTGGTGCTCAAAGGCTTGGAAACACTCGACTTGCGCATGCGCGCCCAAAGCGCTCATGCACATGCCTTGGCCGAGTGGCTGGAACTTCACCCGCGCGTGTCACGCGTGTACTACCCAGGCTTGGCTAGTCATCCACAACATGATTTGTCGATGAAGCAAATGTCGGGTGTTGGCGGTGCGGTGTTGTCGTTCGATGTGAAAGGGGCTGACCCACACACGTCACGCGCCAATGCTTTTCATGTGCTCGACAGCTTGCGCACGCTCTCGCTGTGTACCAACTTGGGCGACACCAAAACTTTGCTCACGCACCCCGCCAGCACCTCGCACGGCAAGCTCTCGGAAGACCAGCGCCAAGCTGCTGGCATTGGCCAAGGGTTGATTCGTGTCGCGGCTGGCTTAGAGCATTTAGACGATATGAAAGCCGATCTTTCACGCGGCTTGGACACTCTGTAA
- the gltX gene encoding glutamate--tRNA ligase → MTSKIRTRFAPSPTGFIHLGNIRSALYPWAFARANGGDFILRIEDTDLERSTQASVDVIIEGMKWLGLDHDEGPFYQMQRMDRYKVVLEELKAAGHVYPCYMSMEELDALREQQMANKEKPRYNGIWRPEPGKTLPAIPEGVKPVLRFKNPQGGSVVWEDKVKGRIEISNDELDDLVIARPDGTPTYNFCVVVDDIDMAITHVIRGDDHVNNTPRQINIFKALGKEPPVYAHLPTVLNEQGEKMSKRNGAKAVTQYRDEGYLPDAMVNYLARLGWSHGDDEIFSRAQFLEWFNLDHLGRSAAQFDEAKLKWVNAQHLKAMADDALASLVSAELSKRGITADDRLPAICGLFKDRCDTLLVLADWASAFYKDVTPQADDVAKHITPNVLPALDALAAKLGALAEWSVLNVSAAFKEVLTEQGLKMPQLAMPVRVLVMGTPQTPSVDAVLFLCGKEKVLARLTKR, encoded by the coding sequence ATGACTTCAAAAATTCGTACCCGCTTTGCCCCGTCTCCCACGGGCTTTATTCACCTCGGCAACATCCGCTCGGCTTTGTACCCTTGGGCGTTTGCACGTGCCAATGGTGGCGACTTTATTTTGCGCATTGAAGACACCGACCTTGAGCGATCTACTCAAGCCTCGGTAGACGTGATCATCGAAGGCATGAAATGGTTGGGCTTGGATCATGACGAAGGCCCGTTCTACCAAATGCAACGCATGGACCGCTACAAGGTTGTGTTGGAAGAGCTCAAGGCCGCTGGCCATGTGTACCCCTGCTACATGAGCATGGAAGAGCTCGACGCTCTGCGCGAGCAGCAAATGGCCAACAAAGAAAAGCCACGCTACAACGGCATTTGGCGCCCAGAGCCTGGCAAAACATTGCCTGCGATTCCTGAAGGTGTGAAGCCCGTGTTGCGCTTTAAAAACCCACAAGGCGGCTCGGTTGTGTGGGAAGACAAAGTCAAAGGCCGCATCGAAATCAGCAACGACGAGCTGGACGATTTGGTGATTGCTCGTCCTGACGGCACGCCCACCTACAACTTCTGCGTGGTGGTGGATGACATCGACATGGCCATCACCCACGTCATCCGTGGCGATGACCATGTGAACAACACGCCGCGCCAAATCAACATCTTCAAGGCGCTGGGCAAAGAGCCGCCTGTGTATGCCCACTTACCGACGGTGCTCAATGAGCAAGGCGAGAAGATGAGCAAACGCAATGGCGCCAAAGCCGTGACCCAATACCGTGACGAAGGCTACTTGCCCGATGCCATGGTGAACTACCTTGCACGTTTGGGCTGGAGTCACGGCGATGATGAAATTTTCAGTCGCGCTCAGTTCTTGGAGTGGTTCAATCTCGATCACCTCGGCCGCAGCGCAGCGCAGTTTGATGAAGCCAAGCTCAAGTGGGTGAACGCCCAGCATTTGAAAGCCATGGCGGATGATGCGCTCGCATCTTTGGTGAGTGCCGAGTTGTCCAAGCGCGGCATCACCGCTGACGATCGCTTGCCTGCTATTTGTGGTTTGTTCAAAGACCGCTGCGACACCTTGTTGGTCTTGGCCGATTGGGCTAGCGCTTTCTACAAAGACGTCACACCGCAAGCGGATGATGTGGCCAAACATATCACCCCTAATGTGTTGCCAGCACTGGACGCTTTGGCCGCAAAGCTGGGTGCATTAGCGGAGTGGAGCGTGTTGAATGTCAGCGCAGCTTTCAAAGAGGTGTTGACCGAGCAAGGTTTGAAAATGCCGCAACTCGCCATGCCCGTGCGCGTGTTGGTGATGGGTACACCGCAAACACCCTCGGTGGATGCGGTGCTTTTCTTGTGCGGCAAAGAAAAAGTTTTGGCTCGTTTGACCAAACGCTGA
- the purF gene encoding amidophosphoribosyltransferase, translated as MCGIVGVASNAPVNQLIYDALLLLQHRGQDAAGIVTQLDRKFFMHKAKGMVRDVFRTRNMRALPGNCGLGQVRYPTAGNAFSEEEAQPFYVNAPFGLVLVHNGNLTNAHALKAELFSQDHRHINTESDSEVLLNVLAHEIDKTTRGLPLKSDDVFEAVRRVHRRIKGSYAVIALIAGHGLLAFRDPFGIRPLCIGRGADGTYMLASESVALEGTGHVFERDIAPGEAVFIDMAGQAHFMQCADAPQLKPCIFEYVYLARPDSTMDGISVYQARLNLGETLAKRVISVVPPTDIDVIIPIPESSRPSATQLAHLLGVPYREGFVKNRYVGRTFIMPGQGVRKKSVRQKLNVIASEFKGRNVLLVDDSIVRGTTSKEIVQMARDAGARKVYMASAAPPVRFPNVYGIDMPTPEELVAHNRSIDEVRDLIGCDALIYQDVDAMKQAVHAATATDAHQLDGFDASCFDGVYVTGDVSVGDIARLNEKRVGTEEGAEDNSRLALPNQSE; from the coding sequence ATGTGTGGCATCGTCGGCGTTGCAAGCAACGCACCCGTGAACCAATTGATTTATGACGCCTTGTTGCTCTTGCAGCACCGAGGCCAAGATGCTGCGGGCATCGTCACCCAGTTGGACCGTAAATTCTTCATGCACAAAGCCAAAGGCATGGTGCGTGATGTGTTTCGTACGCGCAATATGCGAGCCTTGCCCGGCAACTGTGGCTTGGGTCAAGTGCGCTACCCCACAGCAGGCAATGCGTTCAGCGAAGAAGAGGCGCAGCCGTTTTACGTGAACGCTCCCTTCGGTCTGGTGTTGGTGCATAACGGCAACTTGACCAATGCGCACGCGCTCAAGGCTGAGTTGTTTTCGCAAGATCACCGCCACATCAATACCGAGAGCGACTCTGAAGTCTTGCTCAACGTGTTGGCGCACGAGATTGACAAAACCACTCGCGGTCTGCCTCTCAAGTCGGATGACGTGTTTGAAGCCGTGCGTCGTGTGCACCGCCGTATCAAAGGCTCGTATGCGGTGATCGCCCTGATTGCGGGCCACGGCTTGTTGGCGTTTCGCGACCCATTTGGCATTCGCCCTTTGTGCATTGGCCGCGGTGCTGACGGCACCTACATGCTGGCTAGTGAGTCGGTGGCTTTAGAAGGCACAGGCCATGTGTTTGAGCGCGATATTGCACCAGGCGAGGCGGTGTTCATTGATATGGCGGGCCAAGCCCATTTCATGCAATGCGCCGATGCGCCGCAGCTCAAGCCTTGTATTTTTGAATACGTGTACTTGGCTCGTCCCGATTCCACCATGGATGGCATTTCGGTTTACCAAGCTCGCTTGAACTTGGGCGAGACATTGGCCAAACGCGTGATTTCGGTCGTGCCACCGACAGACATTGACGTGATCATTCCGATTCCAGAATCAAGCCGCCCCAGCGCTACACAGCTGGCGCATTTGTTGGGTGTGCCTTACCGCGAAGGGTTTGTGAAAAATCGTTACGTGGGTCGCACCTTCATCATGCCGGGCCAAGGCGTGCGCAAAAAATCGGTGCGCCAAAAGCTCAACGTGATTGCTAGTGAATTTAAAGGCCGCAACGTGTTGTTGGTCGATGACTCCATCGTGCGCGGTACGACGAGCAAAGAAATCGTACAAATGGCGCGTGATGCGGGCGCACGCAAGGTCTACATGGCCAGCGCTGCGCCGCCTGTGCGCTTCCCCAACGTGTACGGCATTGACATGCCCACGCCCGAAGAGTTGGTCGCGCACAACCGCAGCATCGACGAAGTGCGCGACCTCATTGGTTGCGACGCTTTGATCTATCAAGATGTGGATGCGATGAAACAAGCTGTGCATGCCGCCACGGCCACGGATGCCCATCAGCTTGATGGCTTTGATGCCTCATGCTTTGACGGTGTGTATGTGACGGGCGATGTGTCTGTGGGTGACATCGCGCGCTTGAATGAAAAACGCGTGGGCACAGAAGAGGGCGCTGAAGATAACTCGCGCCTTGCTTTGCCCAACCAATCGGAGTGA
- the murB gene encoding UDP-N-acetylmuramate dehydrogenase — protein MLVEPNTPLQAYNSFGISAKALQLVRVHSDADVQAVLADANLRDAPKFVLGGGSNIVLTGDVKPLVLKVEMKGMRLVEETDKAWIVEAAAGEKWHDLVAWTLEQGWPGLENMALIPGTVGASPVQNIGAYGVELQDRFHSLDAIDLTTGQGFSLNAAQCAFGYRDSVFKHESSGPNGLGLAGKALITRVRFDLRKDWKPVLGYLDLERKMAETGISQPTAQQIFEWVCAIRQAKLPDPAVIGNAGSFFKNPTVTQDQCDDIIAREPKVVHYLLDDGRIKLAAGWLIDACGWKGKTVGNAGVYEKQALVLVNVGGTEHPCTGGEVMTLAKAIQTSVYERFGIRLEPEPVVV, from the coding sequence ATGTTAGTGGAACCCAACACCCCCCTTCAGGCCTACAACAGCTTTGGCATTTCGGCCAAAGCCTTGCAGCTGGTGCGCGTGCACAGCGACGCCGATGTGCAGGCTGTGCTGGCCGATGCGAACCTGCGCGACGCGCCCAAGTTTGTGTTGGGTGGCGGCAGCAACATTGTGCTCACGGGCGACGTGAAGCCCTTGGTGCTCAAGGTGGAAATGAAGGGCATGCGCTTGGTCGAAGAGACCGACAAAGCCTGGATTGTGGAAGCCGCCGCCGGTGAAAAATGGCATGACTTGGTGGCGTGGACGCTTGAGCAAGGTTGGCCTGGTCTAGAAAACATGGCCCTCATCCCCGGCACAGTGGGCGCTTCGCCTGTGCAAAACATTGGCGCGTATGGCGTGGAGCTGCAAGACCGTTTTCACTCGCTCGATGCGATTGACCTCACCACAGGCCAAGGCTTCAGCCTGAATGCCGCGCAATGTGCGTTTGGCTACCGCGACTCGGTGTTCAAACACGAAAGCAGCGGACCGAATGGTTTGGGCTTAGCGGGTAAGGCGTTGATCACCCGTGTGCGGTTTGACCTGCGCAAAGACTGGAAGCCTGTGCTGGGCTACCTCGACCTCGAACGAAAAATGGCCGAGACCGGCATCAGCCAGCCCACGGCTCAGCAAATTTTTGAATGGGTGTGCGCCATTCGCCAAGCCAAGCTGCCTGACCCTGCGGTGATTGGCAACGCGGGCAGCTTTTTTAAGAACCCCACTGTCACGCAAGACCAGTGTGACGACATCATCGCCCGCGAACCCAAAGTAGTTCACTACCTGCTAGACGATGGCCGCATCAAGCTCGCAGCCGGTTGGCTGATTGACGCTTGCGGTTGGAAAGGCAAAACCGTGGGCAACGCCGGCGTGTACGAGAAACAAGCCTTGGTGCTGGTCAACGTGGGCGGCACCGAACACCCCTGCACCGGTGGTGAGGTGATGACGCTGGCCAAAGCCATTCAGACCAGCGTGTACGAGCGCTTTGGCATTCGGCTGGAGCCGGAGCCAGTGGTGGTTTAA
- a CDS encoding CvpA family protein, translating to MQAISAVDWILLAVLGLSLLLGMWRGIVQEVLSLVGWVAAFYVSQMYAPLAAAWLPMEGSSQMLRYAAGFVVVFVAVLVATVLVSWVVKKLVSAVGLGPLDRLLGSLFGLMRGVVILLAVTVFVGMTPMRETDGWKQAQGAQWLQQFLHVLKPVLPADFGKYLP from the coding sequence ATGCAAGCAATTTCGGCCGTAGATTGGATTCTGCTGGCCGTCTTGGGCCTGTCGTTGCTGCTAGGGATGTGGCGCGGCATTGTGCAAGAGGTGTTGTCGTTGGTTGGTTGGGTGGCTGCGTTTTATGTTTCGCAGATGTATGCACCACTCGCCGCCGCGTGGTTGCCCATGGAAGGCAGCAGCCAGATGTTGCGTTATGCCGCAGGTTTTGTGGTGGTGTTTGTGGCGGTGTTGGTAGCCACGGTGCTCGTCAGCTGGGTGGTGAAAAAGCTGGTGTCAGCTGTGGGCTTAGGACCGCTCGACCGCCTGCTCGGCAGCTTGTTTGGATTGATGCGCGGTGTGGTCATCTTGTTGGCCGTGACTGTGTTTGTGGGCATGACGCCGATGCGCGAAACCGATGGTTGGAAACAAGCCCAAGGTGCGCAGTGGTTGCAACAGTTTTTGCATGTGTTGAAGCCGGTTTTGCCGGCTGATTTTGGAAAGTACCTCCCCTAA
- a CDS encoding pyrimidine/purine nucleoside phosphorylase yields the protein MTTEKIDSVSVTTKANVFFDGKCVSHAITFADGTKKSVGVILPATLTFNTGVPEIMECVAGFCEYKLDGSDTWVKSSAGEQFNVPGNSKFDIRVTEPYHYICHFG from the coding sequence ATGACCACAGAAAAAATCGACAGCGTCAGCGTCACCACCAAAGCCAATGTTTTCTTTGACGGCAAATGCGTGAGCCACGCCATCACTTTCGCCGACGGCACCAAAAAATCTGTGGGCGTGATCTTGCCCGCCACACTCACCTTCAACACCGGCGTACCTGAAATCATGGAATGCGTGGCTGGCTTTTGCGAATACAAACTCGACGGCTCCGACACTTGGGTCAAGTCTTCGGCTGGCGAGCAGTTCAACGTCCCCGGCAACTCCAAGTTCGACATCCGCGTGACCGAGCCCTACCACTACATCTGCCACTTCGGTTAA
- a CDS encoding glycine zipper 2TM domain-containing protein has protein sequence MKNKSIQIGLITGLMAACASTAVQAQEVGKVLSSTPIIQQVAVPRQVCTNQQVVTGGQKSGAGAAMGAIAGGVIGNQVGKGSGNALATMAGLFGGAILGDNIEGGGTPEVRNVQNCSTQTVYENRTMAYNVVYEFAGKQYTVQMPQDPGPTVRLQVTPVVPPPAYGNVPPPGSAPRY, from the coding sequence ATGAAAAACAAATCTATCCAAATCGGTTTGATCACGGGCTTGATGGCCGCTTGCGCCTCTACGGCTGTTCAAGCCCAAGAGGTCGGCAAAGTACTCTCCAGCACGCCCATCATTCAACAAGTGGCGGTGCCACGACAAGTGTGTACCAACCAGCAAGTCGTCACAGGCGGCCAAAAATCTGGTGCAGGTGCAGCCATGGGCGCCATCGCAGGCGGCGTCATTGGCAACCAAGTCGGTAAAGGTTCAGGCAATGCTTTAGCCACCATGGCAGGTTTGTTCGGCGGCGCAATTCTGGGTGACAACATTGAAGGCGGCGGCACTCCCGAAGTCCGCAACGTTCAAAACTGCAGCACCCAAACCGTGTACGAGAACCGCACCATGGCTTACAACGTGGTCTATGAATTTGCAGGCAAGCAATACACCGTGCAAATGCCACAAGACCCAGGCCCCACCGTGCGCTTGCAAGTCACCCCTGTGGTTCCACCACCCGCATACGGCAATGTGCCCCCTCCCGGATCTGCCCCACGCTACTAA
- a CDS encoding SPOR domain-containing protein, with protein MAFFKFRLPGQAAAEPQGNASNSPAESVDALRRRARHRLIGASVLVVLGVVGFPVLFDTQPRPVSVDIAVDIPDRATAKPLVDTSTPKPLSASAGLDAKEEVVDSKPEAKPETKPEAKVDIKPEVAVAGVAGAAAVAAVAPKAETKPEPVKAEVKTDAKADAKVEAKAAKPTDSKDAGRFVVQAGTFSDESKLRETRSKLEKAGISTYTQVIEGKEGRRVRVRVGPFTSRDEADKVARKIKQLSLQPQVLTL; from the coding sequence ATGGCTTTTTTTAAGTTTCGACTCCCCGGTCAAGCCGCTGCAGAGCCGCAAGGCAACGCCAGCAACTCTCCTGCCGAGAGCGTGGACGCTTTGCGTCGCCGTGCTCGTCACCGTTTGATTGGCGCTTCGGTGTTGGTCGTTTTGGGGGTGGTGGGCTTCCCAGTGTTGTTCGATACCCAGCCTCGTCCGGTGTCGGTGGACATCGCGGTCGATATTCCAGACCGTGCCACCGCCAAGCCGTTGGTGGACACATCGACGCCTAAGCCGTTGTCGGCCTCCGCAGGCTTGGATGCCAAAGAGGAAGTGGTCGATTCAAAACCCGAAGCTAAACCAGAAACCAAGCCCGAAGCCAAAGTGGACATCAAGCCCGAAGTGGCTGTGGCAGGTGTCGCTGGTGCAGCCGCTGTGGCCGCGGTAGCCCCCAAGGCTGAGACAAAGCCTGAACCTGTGAAAGCAGAAGTTAAAACAGACGCCAAGGCCGATGCCAAGGTCGAGGCCAAAGCCGCCAAGCCCACCGACAGCAAAGACGCTGGTCGATTTGTGGTGCAGGCGGGCACGTTCTCAGATGAGTCCAAATTGCGCGAAACACGCAGCAAGCTAGAGAAGGCGGGCATCAGTACCTACACCCAAGTCATCGAAGGCAAAGAGGGGCGTCGCGTGCGTGTGCGCGTGGGGCCGTTCACCAGCCGCGATGAAGCCGACAAAGTAGCACGCAAGATCAAGCAGTTGTCGTTGCAGCCGCAAGTCTTGACGCTGTAA
- the folC gene encoding bifunctional tetrahydrofolate synthase/dihydrofolate synthase: protein MNSLDSWLAHCERLHPKNIDMGLDRVRTVAERMALKFNCPVITVAGTNGKGSTCAMLEACLLEAGYRPSVYTSPHLVHFQERCRVHGETVQPDDLLPHFERVEAARTQGGEVSLTYFEFTTLAILSLMASSPIDVAILEVGLGGRLDAVNVIDPTCAIITSVDLDHMDFLGNDRETIGREKAGIMRTGRPVIVSDPVPPQSVIDHATEIGADLWLFGRDFNFTGDKQQWGWAGRGRRYSGLAYPALRGANQLVNASGVLAALEALRTDMPVTAQAIRNGLAMVELPGRFQIVPGQPALVFDVAHNAHAVAALTENLDAMGFYPTTHVVFGAMADKDVAPMLARVGPLVDRWYFCDLPTERAAKAVDLQDVWQAGNTRQEVQATTHANPQAALDAAVAAAGPTDRIVVFGSFFTVGGILANGIPRLDAPHLSS, encoded by the coding sequence ATGAATTCACTCGACAGCTGGCTCGCACATTGCGAGCGCTTGCACCCCAAAAACATCGACATGGGCTTGGACCGCGTGCGTACCGTGGCCGAGCGCATGGCGCTCAAATTCAACTGCCCCGTCATCACGGTGGCGGGCACCAACGGCAAGGGTTCGACCTGTGCCATGTTGGAGGCGTGTTTGCTTGAGGCGGGTTATCGCCCCAGCGTCTACACCTCGCCGCATTTGGTGCATTTTCAAGAGCGTTGCCGTGTGCACGGCGAAACCGTACAGCCCGACGACTTGCTGCCGCACTTTGAACGCGTTGAGGCTGCACGCACGCAAGGGGGTGAGGTGTCGCTCACTTACTTCGAGTTCACCACCTTGGCGATTTTGAGCTTGATGGCTTCGTCTCCGATTGACGTGGCCATTCTTGAAGTCGGCTTGGGTGGGCGTTTGGATGCGGTGAACGTGATTGACCCGACTTGCGCCATCATTACCAGTGTGGACTTGGACCACATGGATTTTTTGGGCAACGACCGCGAAACGATTGGCCGCGAGAAGGCGGGCATCATGCGCACGGGACGTCCGGTGATTGTGAGCGACCCTGTGCCGCCCCAAAGCGTGATCGATCACGCCACCGAAATTGGCGCAGATCTGTGGCTGTTTGGCCGCGACTTTAATTTCACCGGTGACAAGCAGCAGTGGGGTTGGGCAGGTCGTGGCCGTCGTTACAGCGGTTTGGCCTACCCCGCACTGCGCGGGGCCAACCAGCTGGTCAATGCCAGCGGCGTGTTGGCGGCACTCGAGGCCTTGCGCACCGATATGCCGGTGACTGCGCAAGCCATTCGCAATGGTTTGGCCATGGTGGAGCTGCCAGGGCGTTTTCAAATCGTGCCAGGCCAGCCCGCTTTGGTGTTTGACGTGGCGCACAACGCCCACGCTGTGGCGGCCCTGACCGAAAACCTCGACGCGATGGGCTTTTACCCGACCACCCATGTGGTATTCGGCGCGATGGCAGACAAAGACGTGGCTCCCATGTTGGCGCGTGTGGGCCCCTTGGTGGATCGCTGGTACTTTTGCGATTTGCCCACCGAACGCGCAGCCAAAGCGGTGGACCTGCAAGACGTTTGGCAAGCAGGCAATACCCGTCAAGAGGTCCAAGCCACCACGCATGCAAACCCGCAAGCCGCACTCGATGCGGCGGTAGCTGCAGCGGGCCCCACTGATAGAATCGTGGTCTTCGGCTCGTTCTTCACAGTCGGGGGGATTTTGGCCAACGGCATCCCTCGTCTGGACGCCCCTCATTTGAGCTCTTGA
- the argG gene encoding argininosuccinate synthase, whose protein sequence is MSTILQNLPKGQKVGIAFSGGLDTSAALLWMKQKGAVPYAYTANLGQPDEADYNEIPRKAMEYGAEKARLIDCRTQLAHEGIAAIQCGAFHISTGGVTYFNTTPLGRAVTGTMLVAAMKEDDVNIWGDGSTFKGNDIERFYRYGLLTNPSLKIYKPWLDQLFIDELGGRAEMSAFMTANGFGYKMSAEKAYSTDSNMLGATHEAKDLEHLNSGIRIVNPIMGVAFWKPEVDVKAEEVTVRFEEGVPVALNGVEYTDPVALFLKANEIGGRHGLGMSDQIENRIIEAKSRGIYEAPGMALLHIAYERLVTGIHNEDTIEQYRINGLRLGRLLYQGRWFDPQSIMLRETAQRWVARAVTGEVTLELRRGNDYSIVNTDSPNLTYAPERLSMEKVEDAPFSPLDRIGQLTMRNLDIVDTRGKLGIYSQSGLLSLGKGDHFLSLSNDKQ, encoded by the coding sequence ATGAGCACCATTCTTCAAAACTTGCCCAAAGGGCAAAAAGTCGGCATCGCCTTCTCGGGCGGCCTCGACACCTCTGCCGCGTTGCTGTGGATGAAACAAAAAGGCGCTGTGCCTTACGCCTACACCGCCAACCTCGGCCAACCCGACGAAGCGGACTACAACGAAATCCCACGCAAAGCGATGGAATACGGTGCTGAAAAAGCCCGCCTCATCGACTGCCGCACCCAACTCGCCCACGAAGGCATTGCTGCCATCCAATGCGGCGCGTTTCACATCAGCACCGGTGGCGTGACTTACTTCAACACCACACCCTTGGGCCGTGCCGTCACCGGCACCATGCTCGTGGCCGCGATGAAAGAAGACGACGTCAACATCTGGGGCGATGGCTCCACCTTCAAAGGCAACGACATCGAGCGCTTCTACCGCTACGGCTTGCTCACCAACCCCAGCTTGAAAATCTACAAGCCTTGGCTGGACCAACTGTTCATCGACGAACTCGGTGGCCGCGCTGAAATGTCAGCGTTCATGACTGCCAACGGTTTTGGCTACAAGATGAGCGCCGAAAAAGCCTACAGCACCGACAGCAACATGCTCGGCGCGACGCACGAAGCCAAAGACTTGGAGCACCTCAACAGCGGCATCCGCATCGTCAACCCCATCATGGGCGTGGCGTTTTGGAAACCCGAAGTCGACGTGAAAGCCGAAGAAGTCACCGTGCGCTTTGAAGAAGGCGTGCCCGTCGCCTTGAACGGCGTCGAATACACCGACCCCGTGGCACTGTTCTTGAAAGCCAACGAAATCGGTGGCCGCCACGGTTTGGGCATGAGCGACCAAATTGAGAACCGCATCATCGAAGCCAAGAGCCGTGGCATTTACGAAGCTCCCGGCATGGCGTTGCTGCACATCGCTTACGAGCGTTTAGTCACCGGCATTCACAACGAAGACACCATCGAGCAGTACCGCATCAACGGCCTGCGCTTGGGCCGCTTGTTGTACCAAGGCCGTTGGTTTGACCCGCAATCCATCATGCTGCGCGAAACTGCGCAACGCTGGGTGGCCCGCGCCGTCACCGGCGAAGTCACGCTCGAACTGCGTCGTGGCAACGACTACAGCATCGTCAACACCGACAGCCCCAACCTCACCTACGCGCCCGAGCGTTTGAGCATGGAAAAAGTCGAAGACGCACCGTTCAGCCCGCTGGACCGCATCGGCCAACTCACTATGCGCAACCTCGACATCGTGGACACGCGTGGCAAGCTGGGCATCTACTCGCAAAGCGGCTTGTTGTCGCTGGGTAAAGGCGACCACTTCTTGAGCCTCTCTAACGACAAGCAATAA
- a CDS encoding arsenate reductase, protein MSKTTITVYGIPNCDSVKKARGWFTERGVDYVFHDFKKQGVPAEAIDTWLKAVDWEVLVNRKGTTWRKLDANIQAQVIDTASARALMLEHASVIKRPVVVKGKTVIVGVNPEAWANVVV, encoded by the coding sequence ATGAGCAAAACAACCATCACCGTTTACGGCATCCCCAACTGCGACAGCGTCAAAAAAGCCCGCGGGTGGTTCACAGAACGCGGCGTAGACTACGTGTTTCATGATTTCAAAAAGCAAGGTGTTCCCGCCGAGGCCATCGACACATGGCTCAAAGCCGTTGACTGGGAGGTCTTGGTCAACCGCAAAGGCACCACTTGGCGCAAGCTGGATGCAAACATACAAGCCCAGGTGATCGACACCGCTTCGGCTCGTGCTTTGATGCTCGAACACGCCAGCGTCATCAAGCGCCCCGTGGTGGTCAAAGGCAAAACTGTGATCGTGGGCGTCAACCCCGAAGCTTGGGCAAACGTTGTGGTTTGA